In Streptomyces sp. NBC_01439, the following are encoded in one genomic region:
- a CDS encoding DinB family protein has protein sequence MAQISPEVPGDERGTLLAFVEAQRTAIRESVLGLSEEQAASRPSASELTLSGLLKHVAEVELNWLRLAQQAPNEKARTQETWGEAFRLVDGESIPSVLAFWDEVAEQTAAFVAALPSLDATFPLPPAPWFPKDAKVSMRWMLLHLVEEFARHAGHADIVRESLDGTKAMG, from the coding sequence ATGGCTCAGATTTCCCCCGAAGTCCCCGGCGACGAGCGCGGCACCCTCCTCGCCTTCGTCGAGGCCCAGCGCACGGCGATCCGCGAATCGGTCCTCGGGCTCAGCGAGGAGCAGGCCGCGAGCCGCCCCAGCGCCAGCGAGCTCACCCTGTCCGGTCTGCTCAAGCACGTGGCCGAGGTCGAGCTGAACTGGCTGCGCCTCGCCCAGCAGGCGCCGAACGAGAAGGCGCGCACCCAGGAGACCTGGGGCGAGGCCTTCCGCCTGGTCGACGGCGAGTCCATCCCCTCGGTCCTCGCCTTCTGGGACGAGGTCGCGGAGCAGACGGCGGCCTTCGTCGCCGCCCTCCCGAGCCTGGACGCGACCTTCCCCCTCCCGCCGGCGCCCTGGTTCCCCAAGGACGCCAAGGTCTCGATGCGCTGGATGCTCCTGCACCTGGTGGAGGAGTTCGCCCGGCACGCGGGCCACGCGGACATCGTCCGCGAGTCCCTCGACGGCACCAAGGCGATGGGCTAG